TCGGAGGGCTTGCCCAGCGCCTCACCGTCCAGTTCGAGGACCGAGTCGCAGCCGATCACCAGGGCGCCGGCCGCCTCTGGGCGGGCCGCGACCGAGGCCGCCTTGGCCTCGGCTAGGACGAGCGCCAGCTCGCCGGGCGTGGGCGCGGACAGCGCGTCCTCGTCCACACCGCTGACGATCACCTCGGGGGCGAAACCGGCCTGGCGCAGCAGGCCGAGACGGGCGGGCGAGGCGGAGGCGAGGACGAGGCGGCGCTGATCAGTCATAGCGGCCATCGTAGAAGGGCGCGGGGTCCGGGCGCTCAGCGGATGCCGAGGACGAACATGGCGATCACCATGGCGAGCGCCAGCAGTAGACCCGCGCGGCGCAGCATCGCCTGGGCGTCGCGGAGTTCCTTCGGAGGCTCGTTCTCTGGATCGGACCACAGCATGGAAACGATCCTGCTGCGGGGGCCGCTGTGACGCCTGAGTACGGGTACTCAGGCGTCACAGCGGTACGTACGGCCCCCTCGGGCGCGCGTGCTCAGACGGGCCAGTACGTCCGCGCCCAGGAGCGCGGACCGGGCCGGAGAGCGCCGCGGCGTGCGATGCGGCCCGGGTCGGACCACTGCTCGGGCGGTACCGGCGCGCCGGACGGCACCGCGGCGGTCGCCGCGGCGCGCGCCTGGACCACCGCCAGTGCGGCGGCCAGCTCCTCCGGGGTCGGATTGCCCCGTACGACCTTGATCATGGCCTGGGTCCTCTCTAGAGGGGGATGTTGCCGTGCTTCTTCGGGGGAAGGGATTCCCGCTTGGTACGGAGCTGGCGCAGGCCCTTGACGATGTGGGCGCGGGTGTCGGACGGCATGATCACCG
The Streptomyces sp. NBC_00234 DNA segment above includes these coding regions:
- the mmpB gene encoding morphogenic membrane protein MmpB, giving the protein MLWSDPENEPPKELRDAQAMLRRAGLLLALAMVIAMFVLGIR
- a CDS encoding acyl-CoA carboxylase subunit epsilon; protein product: MIKVVRGNPTPEELAAALAVVQARAAATAAVPSGAPVPPEQWSDPGRIARRGALRPGPRSWARTYWPV